The following nucleotide sequence is from Mesobacillus jeotgali.
CTTCATGCATGTCCATTTCAGCAGTTGGCTTTCGGGCGATGATGATGTAATCATTCCCGGTTTGGACGCGGTCCTGGAATTCATGGAAAGATTGCCTGATATATCGCTTGATTTGGTTGCGCATGACGGCATTTCCGATTTTTTTGCTGACTGACAGCCCGATGCGGAAATTCTCCTGGTCTGTTT
It contains:
- the rnpA gene encoding ribonuclease P protein component; this translates as MKKDFRVKKNKEFQEAFKKGRSVANRQFVVYILKKTDQENFRIGLSVSKKIGNAVMRNQIKRYIRQSFHEFQDRVQTGNDYIIIARKPTAEMDMHEVKKSLEHVLKVGKVLKKPKPGDNG